The following proteins come from a genomic window of Pseudomonas syringae:
- a CDS encoding antitoxin Xre-like helix-turn-helix domain-containing protein, giving the protein MSLATPLPERRRAAAGFWLLALQLSQGSEAQRLANIRVGFAPGWVRAMHDAFALGPRQMESLFNLSTSTLERRQRQQQPLDAVASERLDRVAMLASHAMRVFETPERAGHWMITSNVALDAGTPLQACETGIGAAQAHRALATLESAGAVPNQRAVSTTTRPRT; this is encoded by the coding sequence GTGTCTCTTGCCACCCCACTCCCTGAACGTCGCCGGGCGGCGGCCGGTTTCTGGTTGCTGGCCCTCCAGCTCAGTCAAGGCAGCGAAGCGCAACGACTGGCGAACATTCGGGTCGGTTTTGCACCCGGTTGGGTCCGCGCGATGCATGACGCCTTCGCGTTGGGGCCCAGGCAAATGGAAAGTCTGTTCAACCTGTCGACATCGACGCTAGAGCGGCGCCAGCGTCAGCAGCAACCGCTGGATGCAGTAGCGTCGGAGCGTCTGGACCGCGTGGCAATGCTCGCCAGTCATGCCATGCGCGTGTTTGAAACGCCCGAGCGTGCCGGACACTGGATGATCACCAGCAACGTAGCGCTTGACGCTGGCACTCCACTGCAAGCCTGTGAAACCGGGATCGGCGCGGCTCAAGCGCATCGAGCCTTGGCTACGCTTGAAAGTGCCGGAGCGGTACCGAATCAACGTGCGGTATCCACCACCACTCGCCCGCGCACCTGA